The window GTGGCGCTGATTATCGGGATTGCCATTCTTATCGCCTTGCCCTGGATTATCCTGTTTCTGCCCCATTTGATGTATTCCTAGAAAATTGGCACAAAGTGAGGGGAGGGGAGACGAATGCCATCTCACTGGCAAGTTCCCACATAGGATGATGTAGGCGTTTTTTAGTCTAATATCAGCGTGAAGCTTTATAGCTTCGGGCTTTGGCGATCAGGGAAGGGGCCCACCCGGTGGTGCCGAGGGCATGGATGTGGGTATAGGTGCCGAAAGTATTGTTTTGAAAGAAACCATCCTTTTTTTCAAGTATGCCCTTCCCCCGGATCATTTTAAACGCCATGGCCGTATCGTCATAGTCAATGGAAAGGACTTTGGAGTACCGGAATTCATGGCCTCGCAGCACTTCTCCCCTGGCGTAAAAAGGATTTTCATTCACCACTTCAACTTCAGTGTACCCATGGCCCTGGGGGCGTTTGGACAGTCCAAACCGCAGGGGAAGAATTCCTGTCATGGAGTAAACCACATCATCAAGGCAAATGCTCTCCCCAAGGAATATCAAACCGCCGCATTCGGCATAAATGGGAAGGCCGCTGCGGGACAATTCTTTTAAATTATTTCTGAACGTCTCATTGGCAGACAGCTGGGCTGCATGGGTTTCGGGAAAGCCGCCTCCCATATAAATGGCGTCTACTTCGGGGATGTCGGACTGGGATAAGGGGCTGATGAATTTAATTCGGGCCCCCAGATTTTCCAAGGCCTCAATGTTGTCAGGATAATAAAACTGAAATGCGGAATCCCGGACAATGCCAATGGTAACAGTCATATTATCTGATACCGGCTCTTGATTTTCAGGTGTGCTGACAGCCGGGATTGTTTCCTGAAAGGGGATGTCGACATCGGGCATGCCTTTCCCTTTATACGAGGAGACCTTTGAAAACAGCTCATCAATATCAATATTATCAAGAGCCACCTGCCTGGCCCGGGACAGGGATATATCGCTTCCTGCATGTTCTTCGGAAGTGACAAGCCCCATATGACGTTCAGGAAAATCTTCCTCTTTAAGCTTTGGCACGGCACCCAGGACCGGGATGTTGCAGAACCGTTCAATATTTGCCCGGACTTTTCCCTCATGCCGCTTTCCGGCCAGTCGATTGAGAATAACGCCGCAAATGTTGATGTCCGGATCAAACTGCATGCAGCCCATGAGTACAGCGGCCATGGTTCGGGTGGATTTGGTGCAGTCCAGTACAAGCACCACAGGAAGATCAAGCAACTTGGCAAGTTCGCTGGTGGAGGTGGTCCCTTCCATATCAATGCCGTCGAAAAGACCGCGGTTGCCCTCGACCATGGCAATGTCACAGGATTGGGAATGGGTGAGATAAGACGTTTGCACCGTAGACTGGGTGCACAGATAGGTATCAAGATTATAGCAGGGGCGGCCGGCTGCCCGTGATAGCCAGCCGGCGTCAATATAGTCAGGACCCTTTTTAAAGGGGGCCACTGTTATATTCCGGGCTTTCCATGCGGCAGTTATCCCAAGGGATATTATTGTCTTACCCGAACCACCCCTGAGTCCGGCAATGACAACTCCAGGGACTTTTTCCCTACTGACAGTCATGAATTAAGCAAAATAGGTTCTATGCTTCGCCCTCGGAGGAATGCTGGATGCCAGCACCCTTCAGACCGTACATAGTGGTAGATCCGGAGGACCAGAATTCGAGGACCTGTTCTTCTACCATTTTATTAATAACCTTTTTAATTTCCCGGGGTTTGTCATCGGGGAAAAGTTTATAAAAGTCTTTAATATAAAATTTGGTTTTGCTGCCGGCCTTTCCCTGAAGCCAATCAACAACGGCTTTCGTGGCTGCTTCTTTATCGTTCAGAAGATCGCTTGCCATGTTAGACTCCTTTCCTTTCGGTTGAAAGGGATGAACCGGAGAACAAAATGCACCCCGGTCCATCCGATATTAAATAATGTTTAAACCCAAATTAATTTAAAAATTAGAATTTAAACTGAGTGGACTGACGCCAGCTCATGTAGGCCTGCTGACGGAAATCGTCAATCAGGTGGTGGGTGAAGTCAAGTTCACAAGCTTCAAAGAATTTTTCCCATCCGATTCTCTCCGCCCAGTCACCCAGACGTTCGTATTTGTTGGCGCCGTTTGAGTAGGCGTTAACAATCTTTTTGATGGCGTCGGTCATGGACGGCCAGCGGGGCATTTCGTTGGGCAGGAAGGCCACAACAACCTTGGAGAATTTCGGATCGGAAATACGGTTGGACACCTTGCCGCCAGCCATGAGAACGATACCGTCACCGTCGGCGTCGGCAAGGGGCATGGAGGGGCACATGGTGTAGCAGTTACCGCAGTACATGCAGCGTTCGTTTTTAACTTCAACGGATTTTACTTCAGTGCCGTTGGCCAGTTTAACTTTTGCCGGTTTGATGGCTGCGGTGGGGCATGCGGAAACGGCCAAGGGGATTTCGCAAACCTTGTCCAGGTATTCATGGTCAAGCATTGGCGGTTTTCTGTGGTAACCCAGAATGGCGATGTCAGAACAGTGAACAGCACCGCACATGTTCAGGCAGCAAGCCATGGAAACACGAAGCTGTGCAGGCATTCTCATCTGTTGGAAATCGTCAAACAGTGCATCCATGGTGACCTTTACAGTACCGGAAGCATCAGTTGCCGGGGTATGACAGTGGATCCAGCCCTGGGTGTGAACGATGTTGGTGACGCCGGCACCAGTGCCGCCGATGGGGAATTTAAAGGAACCGCCGGCGTACTTTCTGGAAGCCAGATCGTTTTTCAGGGGCTCTACTTTGTCCTTGGAGTCAACCATGAACTCAATGTTGTTACGGGTGGTGAAACGGACATACCCGTCACAATGTTTGTCGGCAATCTCACAGATTTCATTGATGTGAGCAGTGCCCATCAGACGCGCACCACCAACTCTTACGGTATATACTTCATCACCGGAATCGGCCACATGAACCAGTACGCCGGGCTCCAGGATTTCATGGTGGGACCATTTGCCTTTATTTTTAGCGATAACAGGAGGATAGAAATCGTTAAAGTCTCTGGGACCGATGTCGGTGATCCTGTTTTGCATCGGGTTTTTGGGATCATACCCTGTGGAAATAAATGCCATTATGATTCTCCCTTTTTATCTTAAGTGATGTTTTCTGTAATCGTCAACGTCACGTTCCCAGCCACCCGTTACTTCGTCTTCTTTCCAGAAGATGTAGGGGTTGGTTCTCGGGTAGGCAACATGCTGGGGCATCGCTTCGATACCGGTCACTTCCAGAAGTTTCTGGAAACCCTGGCGCATAATCAGCTCGCCAAGACGTTCACGGTTCTTGCCTTCTTCCATCCACCAATCCCATACGTTTTCAATGATTTCTGTGATTTCTTCGTAATCATTTTCAGGATTGACTTCAACAAAGGGAACCAGCAGAGAGCCCATCTGGGCACCGTCAAGGATCGGAGCCTTGGCACCGCAGAGAATGGACAGACCAGTCTCTTTACCGATTTTAAGGGCTTTGGGCATAACACAGATACAGTGCATGCAGCGGGTGCAATTGGCATTGTCAATGGTCAGTTTTTTGTTTTCAAACTTCATGCAGCCTGTGGGGCAAAGTCCGATAACTTCTTTCTGGATGTCAAAGGGACCCCAGTCTTTGCCTTTGTGGGCACCGGCGTTGGGGGGGTATGCAGCATCGCCTTCAACATATTTGTTAACCGCGTCCTGATCAATGCGGATGTCGTCTTTCCAGGTACCGATGAAGGACATGTCGGAACGGGCGATGGACGCCACGCAGCAGTTGGGGCAGCCGTCAAGTTTGAATTTAAACTTGTAGGGGAATGCCGGACGATGCAGCTCATCCTGATATTCGTTGGTCAGGAAATGGCACAGTGCGCTAGTGTCGTAGCAGGCATATTCACATCTGGACTGGCCAAGGCAGTCAGCAGGGGTTCTCAGGTTGGAGCCGGAACCACCCAGATCCTGGTTCATATCGTGGGTCAGTGTCCAGAACACTTCTTCCAACTGGGGAGTCGTGGTGCCCAGCAGAATGATGTCGCCGGTGGCGCCGTGCATATTGGTAACTCCGGAGCCCCTGAAGTCCCACAGATCGGTCAGTTGTCTGAGGTATTCGGTTGTGTAGTATTTACCAGCAGGCTGGTTTACGCGGATGGTGTGGAAATGTTCAACACCGGGGAACAGTTTGGGCTGGTCGCAGTAACGACCGATAACGCCGCCGCCGTAACCGAATACGCCAACGATGCCGCCGTGTTTCCAGTGGGTACGTCCATGTTTGTAAGAGAGTTCCAAAACACCGAGAAGATCGTCTACACAATCCTGGGGAATCTGAAATTCAACGCCTTTTTCGTTTTTTGCTCTGACTTCTGCCTGCTGTTTCAGGTCAGAAACGAAGCTAGGCCACGGGCCAGATTCCAGCTCGTCCAGTAAAGGAGTTTGATGCTTAGCCATTTACTTTCCTCCGTTAAAAGTTGATTTACATGCAACAATGAAAAGGTTGTTCCAAACTTTTCATCAATATTCTTTTCTCTATCATTTCAAAGCGTTGGCAAGAATAAAAACGCTTCAAATCAGACATTATAAGCAAAATAACATAGCTGATATAGAATTTATAAGTCCGCATGTCAATAAAAACCTGTCATCACAGATATGATTATGCATTGCGGTGGGGGGCAAGCTCATCAATCAGCGCCGGATTTACTTCAAAACCTAAATCCCCGGCGATATCACAATGGGTGATCGCCTGTTTATAATCTTCAAGTTCAAGATAGGCCACAGCCAGGTTGTTGTGGGCAACGGGAAACTTGGGTTCAATGGCCAGGGCCTGAAGGTTGGCCTTTATCGCCTCCTCAACCAGTCCCTTCATGTAATAGGCGGTACCCAAAGTCGTATATGCCTGGATAAAATTCTTATTGTGGATAATGGCTTTTTTTAAATTTTTAATGGCCTTGTCCACTTTTTCCTCATCTTCCTTGGCGTTCTGGCCGTCCACCAGTTGCAACAGGACAAAGGCCATATTCGCATAGCCTTCGGCAAAACCCGCCCGGGCCTTGGTGGCGCGCTGGTTGTAGCGGAAACAACCTTCAAGGTCGCCGCGCTGCAGACACAGGCCTCCTAACTGTACATAGGCTTCGGACAGGGTGGGGCTGCAATCAATGGCATCATGGAGCACTTGTTCTGCTTCCGCAAATTCCTGCTTTCCGATGAGCGCAACAGCCAGGTTGTAGTGGGTTGTGCCGCATTCGGCGTTTTGGATCAGTGCATGTCTGAGCTTTGCAATCTGCTCGTCTGCATTTTGAGGCAGGCTTTGGGTGTCGGCCATTTATATCTCCTTTGGCTCTTTTGTACTTTATCATTGTATTTAAATAAAATTTTTATATAATAAATTTTTTCGGTGGGGTGTCAAGGTCTTTCGGAGAAACTTAAACGTTCCTATCCGGTAAAGCACCCACCGCAACATTATTTTTGGCAAATGTTTTTAACAGCGCATACAGCGCAAACAACCGTCAGGAGTTTAGAATTTATGGAACAAGGATGCTATACAGCACTTATCACCCCGTTCACCCGGGCTGGTGATCTGGATCGGGACGGCTTGTCCGGGCTCATTGATTTCCAGATTGAAAACCGGATTACCGGAATTCTTGCCACCGGCACCACCGGTGAAAGCCCAACATTTAAATGGGATGAACATAATCTGGTTATTGATCTGATTGCCAAACAGACCAAAGGCAAGTGCAAGTGCATCGCGGGAACCGGTTCAAATAATACGAATGAAGCCTTGATAGCAACATCCCACGCGGCAGAGCAGGGTGTGGATAGTGTTCTTCTGGTGGATCCCTATTACAACGGACCGTCCTCCCTTGAAATCCGACGGGAATACTACGAGGTGGTGGCAGGGGAAACCCCGGGGCTGGACATCATCCCTTATATTATACCGGGGCGCACCGGCGCCCAGATGCTGCCCCAGGACCTTGCCATACTTGCAGAAAAATGTGCCAATGTAACCAGTGTCAAGGAAGCCACCGGCAACCTGGACAACATGAAACTGACCAGAAAGCTTTGTGGTGATGGTTTTAATATATTTTCAGGAGATGACGCCCTGGTTTGCAGCATCATGGCAGACGAGCAGATCCGGGCCTGCGGATCCATTTCCGTCATGTCCAATATCGCACCGGCATCCATGGCCCGGATGGTTGAGCTGCTTAATCAGGGTAAAACCCAGGAGGCCCTTGCCATTCACACCGCCTTGTCTCCCCTGCTGGATCTTGTGGTGATTACCACTGAAGAGGAGAGCAAATACGGGCCTGTCAAATGCCGGGCCAGAAATCCTTTGCCACTGAAAACCATGATGCAGATCCTTGGCATGCCGTGCGGCCCCTGCCGGCCGCCCCTGGGGAAAATGACCCAAAAAGGGTTTGAGATTGCGCTTTGTGCCTTAAAGAAAGTACAGGCAGACAATCCTGAAGTTTTAGCGCCGGCGGCCTCTTTCTTTAATCTGGACATTGATGCCCGCCTGAATGATTCAGCTGCCCATGCCGCATTGTGGTATAACTATTAGATAGCAACGGATAGATAGCAACGGCGCACTGCAAAAAAAATATTCTGCAGTGCGCCGTTTTTCTTTGGAATTGCCCCTCGGAGGATATTATTTTTCAGGGGCAGTTGCATCCCCGGGGTTTTCTTTCGTATTAAACATCTCCTCTCCGGCATGAAAAAATGTGCCTTTAAGCCATTCAAATCCAAACTGGAGCAGTTTTACATCATCATCTTTAATCTGGGCGACCCGCTCTTCCGGGATCTTGTACCGGGTAAGGAAAGATGATTCAAATACGAACTTTTTAAATTTATCAATGTTATAGCACACCATGAAAAACATCTGTTTGGCCTGTTCGGACAACTGCATGCTGGTCGGTAAGGATTTTTTACGGACCATGAGATCCAGCCACCCTTCATTGACCTCATCGCGCAGATCAACGCCCTGGTCCTCACGCCATTCCCCCACAGTCCATTCATCGGGTTCATCAAAGCCTTTGCAATGGGGCTCCTTGATCATGAAAAAGAACTCATCCTTCTCCCCCTGCTCCCCGGAGTAGCTCAACGATCCCACACCAAGGGGATAGTACCGGCAGGTGGTGGGGCGGTCTTCATAGATCACGCACCCCTCGTTGTCCCGGACAAACGGGCAGGAGCGACGTTCATCATCAAGCAGTTTCAGGGTCACCACGGGCATATCCGCTTTTTCAAGCATCTGGGGGTTGGTGAGCATGGAAAGAAATTTTTCCGAGTCCAATTCCAGTTTTTTGCGCATGGTTAAAATATCATAGGGGGTGAGCATGATATCAATCCCCCTGCAGCACTCGGTAAAACAGGACACGCCTTTATGGCATTTAAATTTAAACCGGCTTCTAAGGCTGAGCTGTTCGGGTGGAATTTCCGCCCGGGCCTGTGTTTTATCCGTCTTATTTTCAGCGTTCATTCACTATTTCCTCATCAATTAATAACAAGCAATTAAAAGTCAAATACCATACTTGAATTAATCAATAATGTCAAACGGATAGCCTGGCCAGGCCGGAACAGGTATATACAGGTTCTGCGGGATTCGCATTTTAGGTTTGACACAACAGCCTCCTCTATTCTAAAAAAGTACCTTAAATATGAAAAATTTCGACTGAGTCAGTCGTTCAAACACCAACAAAAGATTCAAGGCCTGTTCCAACAGACCCTGCCCCGAACATCATGGGGGAACTTTCGGTATCAAATATTCAAGGAGTCATTTATGAGAGTAAAAAAAGCCGTATTTCCGGTAGCAGGTCTTGGCACCCGCTTTCTCCCGGCCACCAAGGCCATGGCCAAGGAGATGCTGACCGTAGTGGACAAACCCATTATTCAATACGCTGTTGAGGAGGCGTTCGATGCGGGCATTGAGCAAATCATCTTTGTCACGGGCCGGGGTAAAAAAGCCCTGGAAGACCACTTTGACCGTAGTTATGAATTAGAGACCACGCTCAAAAGCAAGGGAAAAACAGATCTGCTGCACATGCTCCAGGATCTGGTTCCCAGGACCGGTACCATTGTCTATACCCGCCAGCATGATCCCCTCGGGCTTGGCCATGCCATCTGGTGTGCCAGGGACATTGTGGGTGACGAGCCCTTTGCCGTCCTTCTGGCCGACGATATGATCCAGACTCCTGGGAAACCTGTACTTGCTGAGATGGTGGAAAAATTTGACCGGTTCCGTGCATCCATAGCCGCCGTCATGGAGGTGGAAAAGGATCAGACCGATAAATATGGTATTCTGGATGCGGTTTCCCTGGAAGAAGACATTGTTAAAATCAAAGATATGGTGGAAAAACCCGATCCCGAGGACGCGCCGTCCAACCTGGCCATTGTGGGGCGGTACATCCTGACTCCCAAGATCTGGGATTATCTTGGCAGGAAACAGGCCGGAGCCGGCGGTGAGATCCAGCTCACTGATGCCATGAAGGGGCTTCTAACAGAACAGCCGATCTTTGGATATAAATTCAAGGGTACCCGGTTTGACTGCGGGGACAAGGTGGGATTTCAAATGGCCAATCTTGCCTTTTCCCTGGAACGGCCGGAAATGCGTGGAAAACTCCTTGATTTTATTAAAACCATCAAGAGCTGATAAGTAAAGGATATTGAAAAACTAATTGTCAGCTGTGTTTATACCGTGAATACAAAGACATTACTTTTTGTACATAGGTCCGGGTTTCTTCATAGGGTGGAATCTCTTGGTATTTGTCCACAGCCGAAGGGCCTGCGTTGTATGCAGCAAGCGCCAGGGCAAGTTTTTCATTGTATCGAATGAGCATACGCTTCAGATACCGGGTGCCGGCCATGATGTTCTGGGACGGGTCAAAGGGGTTGGATATATTCAGGGCGGCATCATTCTGGGGCATGATCTGCATCAGGCCCCGTGCCCCCTTGCTGGATATGGCATTGGGGTTGAAACTGGACTCCGCGTGGATCACGGCCTTGATCAGGGCGTGGTCCACACCAAAGATGCCGGCTGCTTTGAGAATAATATTGTCGTAGTCGTCGGGCCCGGCCTTAAACCTTTTTGTCCGGGTCCTTTCCCGTTCCTTTTCCTCCATAAAAAGCGTATAGCCATCGCTGGTGGGTGTGTTGGTGAAATGTACCACACCATCGGCGTCAATATATCGATATATATCCCCTATAGCTGTACCGGGCGCTGTCAAGCACAGGCACATGAAAAGAAAAAATAGTGCCCGTCCGTGCTGATTTTTTACTATTCTATTTTTTTTTGCGCTTTTCAACCCTATCCCTGTATGCTTTTAATGCAAGTTTTGCAGGAAACTTAGAGTTTGCCACGTATTTCCCCGTATTTTCAAGA is drawn from uncultured Desulfobacter sp. and contains these coding sequences:
- a CDS encoding YkgJ family cysteine cluster protein, which encodes MNAENKTDKTQARAEIPPEQLSLRSRFKFKCHKGVSCFTECCRGIDIMLTPYDILTMRKKLELDSEKFLSMLTNPQMLEKADMPVVTLKLLDDERRSCPFVRDNEGCVIYEDRPTTCRYYPLGVGSLSYSGEQGEKDEFFFMIKEPHCKGFDEPDEWTVGEWREDQGVDLRDEVNEGWLDLMVRKKSLPTSMQLSEQAKQMFFMVCYNIDKFKKFVFESSFLTRYKIPEERVAQIKDDDVKLLQFGFEWLKGTFFHAGEEMFNTKENPGDATAPEK
- the dsrA gene encoding dissimilatory-type sulfite reductase subunit alpha, encoding MAKHQTPLLDELESGPWPSFVSDLKQQAEVRAKNEKGVEFQIPQDCVDDLLGVLELSYKHGRTHWKHGGIVGVFGYGGGVIGRYCDQPKLFPGVEHFHTIRVNQPAGKYYTTEYLRQLTDLWDFRGSGVTNMHGATGDIILLGTTTPQLEEVFWTLTHDMNQDLGGSGSNLRTPADCLGQSRCEYACYDTSALCHFLTNEYQDELHRPAFPYKFKFKLDGCPNCCVASIARSDMSFIGTWKDDIRIDQDAVNKYVEGDAAYPPNAGAHKGKDWGPFDIQKEVIGLCPTGCMKFENKKLTIDNANCTRCMHCICVMPKALKIGKETGLSILCGAKAPILDGAQMGSLLVPFVEVNPENDYEEITEIIENVWDWWMEEGKNRERLGELIMRQGFQKLLEVTGIEAMPQHVAYPRTNPYIFWKEDEVTGGWERDVDDYRKHHLR
- a CDS encoding cobyrinate a,c-diamide synthase, with amino-acid sequence MTVSREKVPGVVIAGLRGGSGKTIISLGITAAWKARNITVAPFKKGPDYIDAGWLSRAAGRPCYNLDTYLCTQSTVQTSYLTHSQSCDIAMVEGNRGLFDGIDMEGTTSTSELAKLLDLPVVLVLDCTKSTRTMAAVLMGCMQFDPDINICGVILNRLAGKRHEGKVRANIERFCNIPVLGAVPKLKEEDFPERHMGLVTSEEHAGSDISLSRARQVALDNIDIDELFSKVSSYKGKGMPDVDIPFQETIPAVSTPENQEPVSDNMTVTIGIVRDSAFQFYYPDNIEALENLGARIKFISPLSQSDIPEVDAIYMGGGFPETHAAQLSANETFRNNLKELSRSGLPIYAECGGLIFLGESICLDDVVYSMTGILPLRFGLSKRPQGHGYTEVEVVNENPFYARGEVLRGHEFRYSKVLSIDYDDTAMAFKMIRGKGILEKKDGFFQNNTFGTYTHIHALGTTGWAPSLIAKARSYKASR
- a CDS encoding dissimilatory sulfite reductase D family protein — translated: MASDLLNDKEAATKAVVDWLQGKAGSKTKFYIKDFYKLFPDDKPREIKKVINKMVEEQVLEFWSSGSTTMYGLKGAGIQHSSEGEA
- the galU gene encoding UTP--glucose-1-phosphate uridylyltransferase GalU, with amino-acid sequence MRVKKAVFPVAGLGTRFLPATKAMAKEMLTVVDKPIIQYAVEEAFDAGIEQIIFVTGRGKKALEDHFDRSYELETTLKSKGKTDLLHMLQDLVPRTGTIVYTRQHDPLGLGHAIWCARDIVGDEPFAVLLADDMIQTPGKPVLAEMVEKFDRFRASIAAVMEVEKDQTDKYGILDAVSLEEDIVKIKDMVEKPDPEDAPSNLAIVGRYILTPKIWDYLGRKQAGAGGEIQLTDAMKGLLTEQPIFGYKFKGTRFDCGDKVGFQMANLAFSLERPEMRGKLLDFIKTIKS
- the dapA gene encoding 4-hydroxy-tetrahydrodipicolinate synthase, encoding MEQGCYTALITPFTRAGDLDRDGLSGLIDFQIENRITGILATGTTGESPTFKWDEHNLVIDLIAKQTKGKCKCIAGTGSNNTNEALIATSHAAEQGVDSVLLVDPYYNGPSSLEIRREYYEVVAGETPGLDIIPYIIPGRTGAQMLPQDLAILAEKCANVTSVKEATGNLDNMKLTRKLCGDGFNIFSGDDALVCSIMADEQIRACGSISVMSNIAPASMARMVELLNQGKTQEALAIHTALSPLLDLVVITTEEESKYGPVKCRARNPLPLKTMMQILGMPCGPCRPPLGKMTQKGFEIALCALKKVQADNPEVLAPAASFFNLDIDARLNDSAAHAALWYNY
- a CDS encoding tetratricopeptide repeat protein codes for the protein MADTQSLPQNADEQIAKLRHALIQNAECGTTHYNLAVALIGKQEFAEAEQVLHDAIDCSPTLSEAYVQLGGLCLQRGDLEGCFRYNQRATKARAGFAEGYANMAFVLLQLVDGQNAKEDEEKVDKAIKNLKKAIIHNKNFIQAYTTLGTAYYMKGLVEEAIKANLQALAIEPKFPVAHNNLAVAYLELEDYKQAITHCDIAGDLGFEVNPALIDELAPHRNA
- a CDS encoding lytic transglycosylase domain-containing protein, with the protein product MKSAKKNRIVKNQHGRALFFLFMCLCLTAPGTAIGDIYRYIDADGVVHFTNTPTSDGYTLFMEEKERERTRTKRFKAGPDDYDNIILKAAGIFGVDHALIKAVIHAESSFNPNAISSKGARGLMQIMPQNDAALNISNPFDPSQNIMAGTRYLKRMLIRYNEKLALALAAYNAGPSAVDKYQEIPPYEETRTYVQKVMSLYSRYKHS
- the dsrB gene encoding dissimilatory-type sulfite reductase subunit beta, whose product is MAFISTGYDPKNPMQNRITDIGPRDFNDFYPPVIAKNKGKWSHHEILEPGVLVHVADSGDEVYTVRVGGARLMGTAHINEICEIADKHCDGYVRFTTRNNIEFMVDSKDKVEPLKNDLASRKYAGGSFKFPIGGTGAGVTNIVHTQGWIHCHTPATDASGTVKVTMDALFDDFQQMRMPAQLRVSMACCLNMCGAVHCSDIAILGYHRKPPMLDHEYLDKVCEIPLAVSACPTAAIKPAKVKLANGTEVKSVEVKNERCMYCGNCYTMCPSMPLADADGDGIVLMAGGKVSNRISDPKFSKVVVAFLPNEMPRWPSMTDAIKKIVNAYSNGANKYERLGDWAERIGWEKFFEACELDFTHHLIDDFRQQAYMSWRQSTQFKF